The Streptomyces sp. RKND-216 genomic sequence CCTGGACTATGCCCAGGTCCACCTCGCGGCGCAGCTTGGAGTCGGCCCAGAAGTAGGTGCCGACCGACCACACCAGCAGCACCACGACGACGGTCACCAGGATGCGCTTGAAGCGGGTGCCGGCGGACGCGCGCGGGCGGCCGGGCTCGGGGGCTCCCACGTAGCCGCCGCGGTCGCCGCCGCCCCGTCCGCCGTAGACCTGGCCCTGGCTGTAGCCGGAGTCGTGGACCGACCCGTCCCCGTACCCGTCGTCATACCGCGGCCCGCCCTGCGGCGGCACGGTCGGGGGACGCCGGACGTGCGGCATGGCGCGGGCGCCCTCCGGCTCGGAGGCGGCGGAGCCGCGCCCGTACCGGTCGCGAGGTTCGTCGATCCATCCGTCGGGCCACTGGTTCATGCACGGCAGTGTGCCCGGCCCCGTGGCCGCCGCACAGGGCGGGGTCGGAATCGGGGCGGGGCTGTAGCAGACCTGTCGAAAAACCGGGGGTGCGGGGTCCCGATTCGTCCCGGCCTAAAGTGGCCGTCATGACCGAACAGGCATCCGCCGGTGCGGACGGCGCCCTCCCGGGCAAGCCGACCGCCGCCGCACGCACCACCCTCAGCCAGATCATGACCGCGGCCGACACCAACCTGCTGGGCACCGTCCACGGCGGGGTGATCATGAAGTTCGTCGACGACGCGGCGGGCGCGGTCGCCGGACGGCACTCGGGCGGGCCGGCGGTCACCGCATCGATGGACGAGATGGTCTTCCTCAACCCCGTGCACGTCGGCGACCTGGTGCACGTGAAGGCGCAGGTCAACTGGACCGGCCGGTCCTCCATGGAGGTCGGGGTGCGGGTACTGGCCGAGCGGTGGAACGAGTCCACCCCGGCGGTTCAGGTGGGCAGCGCCTACCTGGTGTTCGCCGCGGTCGACGAGAACGGCAGGCCGCGCCCCGTCCCGCAGGTCGTGCCGGAGACGGAGCAGGACAAGCGCCGCTACCAGGAGGCGCAGATCCGGCGCACCCACCGGCTCGCGCGCCGCCGCGCCATCAAGGAGCTGCGCGAGAAGCGTGCCGCGGAGGGGCTCGACGACTGACGGCGGCGGCCGTCCCCGGCGGAGCCGGGGAGGCGCGGTGCGGATCGCTCAGCGCGTCACGGCGGCGGCGTCCCGGCCCTTCGGCACGGCGGCGCGGGCGTCCTCGTGCCGCATCCACACCGTGCGCTGCGGGAACGGGATCTCCACGCCCGCCGCGTCCAGGTTGTCCTTGACCCGGCGGCGCATCTCGCGGGTGACGCCCCACTGCTTCAGCGGCCGCGTCTTCACGGCCATCCGCACCACGACGGAGTCCGCGTCCAGCGACTGCACGCCCCACACGGATGGCTCCTCCAGCAGCAGCGCGCCCTGCTCCGGGTCCTCGTGCAGCTCGCGGCCGGTGCGCTCCAGCACCTCGTACACGGTGTCCAGGTTGGAGTCGTACGCCAC encodes the following:
- a CDS encoding acyl-CoA thioesterase — translated: MTEQASAGADGALPGKPTAAARTTLSQIMTAADTNLLGTVHGGVIMKFVDDAAGAVAGRHSGGPAVTASMDEMVFLNPVHVGDLVHVKAQVNWTGRSSMEVGVRVLAERWNESTPAVQVGSAYLVFAAVDENGRPRPVPQVVPETEQDKRRYQEAQIRRTHRLARRRAIKELREKRAAEGLDD